The region CGACGGAAACCTTTCCGGCGGTGTCAACGCTGCGCGACGCGCCTGCCGAGCGGTTGGTGTTTGTGTGGGCAACGAATCGATTTGTGCCGCTGGCGCTGTGCGCCATGCCCGAGCCTCAAGCGGGAGATCGCATCATCTATAAAGCAGGCGCGCCGGTCTCGCTGGTGGCGTTTGAACGGGGCGACGACGATCCGCGGATATCGCCGCTGGAGCGGAAGGAACGCTATCTGGCCTTGCTGTTTCCGGGGGACTCCTCGAAGGGGAAAGCGGAGCGGTTGGAGGAAGCGGGCGACCTGGCTGGCGCCATCGCGGCCTATCGAGAGGCGCTGTCGGCGGAACCGTTGCGGCTGGGCGCGCGCTATCGATTGGCGGCGCTGCTGGCCCGCGTGGGGGACGATGCCGCGGCGCTGGCGGAATATCGCTTTCTCTTGGAGAACACCTCCAATGACGTGAGCATCTATCTGGTGATGATTGAATTGATGGCGCGACAGGGGCAGGTTGCCGAGGGGGTGGAATTGATGCAATCTGCGGTGGATCGGTTTCCGCGCGACGTCCGATTTTGGGTTTGGCTGGGCCGCTTGTATGGAGTCGAGGGGCATTGGTTCCAAGCCGAGAACGCATTTCTAAATGCGGTGGAGCTCGATAGAGCCGGTACGGACGCTTTCTATGGGCTCGGCGGCGCTTATCGGAAACTGGATCGACTTGTGGACGCCAAGAACGCCTGGGAGCGCGCGCTGGCGATCGATCCGCGTCATGTTGGCGCCACATTGGCATTGGCGGAGCTTTTGCTCGACACGGGGGACGAATCGGGGGCGGTGGACCGCTTGCGTGGCAGCGTGGCAGCCGGTTCGACGAGCGACACACTACAGAATCTGCTGGCGTGGCTCTTGGCCACCAGCCCTGACGACAAAGTGCGCGATGGCGAGGAGGCAGTGCGGTTGGCCGAGGGAATCTGCGCCAAGTACCCGGATCGCGCCAGCTATCTCGACACGCTGGCCGCCGCCTATGCGGCGGCTGGGCGATTTGAGGAGGCCGTGGGCGCCAGCGATCGAGCGCTGGCGGCCGCCATGTCGGCGGGGGACATGGAACTGCCGCAAGCGATCAAGCAGCGGCGCCAGGAATATGAAGGTCGTCGCGCGTATCGACGCCCGCTCCATAAATAGACGACGCGGCGAGCCGCCGAACGATGACGGGCGGCGCTGGTTGCAAGCGGAGCAGCAGGCAAAATCGTCGTAATTGGACGGAACTACTGCCATATTGCTGGCCTATTAGCGGGGTGGCTGCGGCTTGACACTTGGGGGGGGCTGTCCATAATCGAACCTTAGTCCCCCCAATCGAGTAACTTGTCCGGCTTACTGACCATTCGCGTCAGGCGTCTTTCCGGGCGCGATTTGGTTCTCGCAGGAGTTGAAACTACCGCAGCAGGGCGGCTAGCGGTTTGGGCAGTTGATCGGCCAGTTCTACCGCGTTCGTCCCTGCCATTGGGTTCGCGCTGAGGATGCGGATTTGCCGCGGCGCGATCTAGAGTGGGCCGCCGAAGACGCTGCATTTGGCGTGTCGGCGGCATGTGGGCGAAAGCGTTTCATTCATTGTGGCGAACGAATTGAGCGTAGGGCCGCACACACGCGGCGCTACCCACGGGGACGGAGTCCAGACGGAAAGCACCTATGCAGTCGCGTTGGAAATGGCTCGTTGGACTGCCGATCTTGGCGATCCTCTTTTTCTGGTCGTATTGGCCAGCGCTGGAGCGGATGGTGCAAGCGTGGATCCGCGAGGCAGATTATTCGCACGGCTTCTTGGTGGTTCCCTTCGCCGGGTATCTGTTGTGGGCGCGGCGCGAGACGTTTCCGGGCATTGAGCCGGGGCTCTCCTGGGGGGGCCTGGGGCTGATCGCGCTGGCGTCGTTGGCGCGACCGCTGGCGGCCTGGTTTTATCTGGAGCCGTTGGACGGCTACACCATACCGGTGTGGCTGGCGGGCGTGTGCTGGTTCTTTTTGGGCAGGCAGTGCCTGGCGTGGTGTTTGCCGGCATTGTGCTTTCTGGCGTTCATGGTGCCGTTGCCGTGGCGGATTGAGCACGCGCTGAGTCTGCCGCTGCAGGGCGTTGCCACGTTTGGAAGTTGCTTTTTGTTGCAGTGTCTTGGGCTGCCGGCCGTTGCGGTGGGAAACACACTGCTCTTGGGCGACATACCGCTGGAGGTCGAGCAGGCTTGTAGCGGCCTGCGATTGTTTGTGGGGTTCTTCGCGGTGTCGTTCGCCTATGTGCTGTTGACCGAACGCCCGTGGTGGCAGACGTTCGCGATCATTGCGGCGGCGGCGCCGATCGCGATTGTATCGAATGTGCTGCGCATTACGGCCACGGGCTTGTTGTATCGCTACATCGGGGGATCGGCGGCGCGTCACTTTTCGCATGACGCCGCCGGGTGGGTGATGATCCTCCTTGCGACGGGGCTGTTGAGCCTACTACTATGGTACCTGAACCGGTTGGTGATCGAGGTCCGACCGGTGGCGACCCTCTCCTCTTTTTCCGCGCCGAGCGTTCAACAATAAATCGGCGCATCGCGTCTGGTTCTCTTCCCAATCTCAGGCCAGTCTGCTTCCGCTATGACACAACTCCCGCCGACACTGACCGACGATTACCAACCGCAGCCTCGCGTGGGCCTGCAATTGATACTGCGAGCCGCGCGCAATTGGTGGCTATGGTGCCTGCTGGCGGGCATTCCGCTGGCGCTAGCCGGGACGATTGCCGTGTGGCTGTTGTTCGAGCCGGTGTATCGGGCCATATCGTGGCTGCGCATTGAGGATCGTCAACATGTGGCGTTTCCGGGGCCGGAAGACACGCGGCGATTTGTGCAAACGCAGAAGCAATTGATCCGCAGTCCGATCGTGCTGAACTCGGTGATCAGCAATCCCGAGATCGCGCGGCTGCCCGACCTGCTGGAAGAAGAAGATCCGCTGGAGTGGCTGAGCCATCAATTGGTGGTGGACTCGGTGGGCGAGTCGGACATTTTTCAGATCCGCTTCGACTCATCGACGCCCGAGGGATCGAAGAAGATCGTCGACACGGTGCTCAATTCTTATTTGAAGACGCGGCACAGCGACGTGGACGAGCGATCGTTCAACTTGATTGAAGTGCTCGAGTCTGATTTGGAATCGCGCGAGAAGGACCTGGGCGCGCTACGCGATCGGGTGCGTGAATTGACCAAGCAGACGGCGGCCTCGGGGGGGGCGGTGACCCTGGCGCCAGAACACAAAAACGCCACGGAGACGGCAGCGCGGTCGGCGTATCTGGAACTAGACCGGGAACTGCGTCAGGCCGAGATCGATTTGTTGATGGAAGAGGCGCAGCACAAGGCAATTGAAGATCAAAAGCCGACGACGACGTTCTCTGAAACAATGATCGATCAGGCGGTGGAGCAGCATCCGCAAGTTCAACACCTGCTCGCGGAACTACAGGACGAAGAGGCGGGACTCAATAAGCGGAAGGCTGTGACGAATGATCGCCGCGTACTGAACATCCTCAGCAGCAAAATCGCGCGACTGGAATCGGAATTGAAGAAGGCCCGCGAGGAAGCTCGGCCCGAGGTAGTCGAAATCCTGCAAGACGCGGCGCGGCAAGAGCACGCGGCGCAAATGGACGAATTGCAGACGCGGATCGAGAACCACCGATTGTTGGTCGCCACACTCGAAGCGCGGATCAACGAAGAAAAATCGAAGCTGGCCGACACGGGAAGCGAGAATCTGGATTTGGAATTCGCGCGCGAGAAACTCAACCGGGCGGAAGACATTCACAGCATGATTTCGGACCGTGTCGAGCGATTGCGCACCGAAATGAACGCGCCGGAACGGGTGACGTTGTTGAGTCCGGCCACGTTGCCGCGCAAGCCGGTTGAGGAGATTCCATACAAGCAACTCATCGCGGCGTGTTTGGCCGGGTTGTTGGCGCCGTTCGTATTGGCCGTGTTGTGGGAGATGCGAATCCGCCGGATTGCCGATCCGGAGCAGATTCCGCAAGAAACCCACCTGCCGGTGCTGGGCGAGGTGACCATGTTGCCGGTCAGCGCCGTCAATGGCAAGAAGAAACTGACTCACCAGTTCAATTTGGATCGCGACACTTTTGAGGAGAGCATCGACTATTTGCGGACCAACCTGCTGCTGACGCATGCGATCGACACCGTGCAGGTGATCGCCATCGCCAGCGCCAACAGCAACGAGGGCAAATCGAATTTGGCGGCGCACCTGGCGGCGAGCCTGGCGCGTTCGTGTCACGAGCCAGTGCTGTTGATCGACGCCGACTTGCGCGATCCCGATGCGCACCATATCTTTGGCATCGGCGCCGCGCCAGGTCTGGTGGATGTGCTGGATGGCCGTGCCGCCGCCGAGCAGGCGGTTGTTTCGATGCCGCCCGGGGCGCCGTGCATTCTGCCGGCTGGCCGTTTGAACAAGAGCCCGCATGTGCTGTTGAGCGAAGGGCGCTTTCACGCGCTATTGGAAAAGTTGCGTCCGCGCTATCGGCATATCGTGATCGACATGCCACCGGTGTTGCCCGCGGGCGATGCGTTGCTGCTGGCCAGCGCGGCCGATGGAACGTTGTTTTGCACGATGCGTGATCGCAGTCGCGGGCCGCAAGTGCGGCTGGCCTGCGAGCGGTTGACGCGCGCCGGCGCGCGGTTGCTGGGGGCGGTGCTGAGCGGTGTGCCGCGGCAGACGTATGTCAATCGCTATGGCAGCTATCACTACACCTACACCGGCGGCAGCGTCGCTCCGCCGGATGAAGCGGTGATGTCGAACGGCGCTTAAGCCGGCGCTGATGCACGCATTTTTCGCCAACCGACGCCGAACGTTGAACTTGAGGAGAAACGTCGCCGGTGATTGAGCCCGCGTCGCCAGTTGCTTCTGTTTTTCCGCCGGCGGACCATCGTCCCGCCGATGCGCCA is a window of Pirellulales bacterium DNA encoding:
- a CDS encoding exosortase/archaeosortase family protein — encoded protein: MQSRWKWLVGLPILAILFFWSYWPALERMVQAWIREADYSHGFLVVPFAGYLLWARRETFPGIEPGLSWGGLGLIALASLARPLAAWFYLEPLDGYTIPVWLAGVCWFFLGRQCLAWCLPALCFLAFMVPLPWRIEHALSLPLQGVATFGSCFLLQCLGLPAVAVGNTLLLGDIPLEVEQACSGLRLFVGFFAVSFAYVLLTERPWWQTFAIIAAAAPIAIVSNVLRITATGLLYRYIGGSAARHFSHDAAGWVMILLATGLLSLLLWYLNRLVIEVRPVATLSSFSAPSVQQ
- a CDS encoding polysaccharide biosynthesis tyrosine autokinase; the encoded protein is MTQLPPTLTDDYQPQPRVGLQLILRAARNWWLWCLLAGIPLALAGTIAVWLLFEPVYRAISWLRIEDRQHVAFPGPEDTRRFVQTQKQLIRSPIVLNSVISNPEIARLPDLLEEEDPLEWLSHQLVVDSVGESDIFQIRFDSSTPEGSKKIVDTVLNSYLKTRHSDVDERSFNLIEVLESDLESREKDLGALRDRVRELTKQTAASGGAVTLAPEHKNATETAARSAYLELDRELRQAEIDLLMEEAQHKAIEDQKPTTTFSETMIDQAVEQHPQVQHLLAELQDEEAGLNKRKAVTNDRRVLNILSSKIARLESELKKAREEARPEVVEILQDAARQEHAAQMDELQTRIENHRLLVATLEARINEEKSKLADTGSENLDLEFAREKLNRAEDIHSMISDRVERLRTEMNAPERVTLLSPATLPRKPVEEIPYKQLIAACLAGLLAPFVLAVLWEMRIRRIADPEQIPQETHLPVLGEVTMLPVSAVNGKKKLTHQFNLDRDTFEESIDYLRTNLLLTHAIDTVQVIAIASANSNEGKSNLAAHLAASLARSCHEPVLLIDADLRDPDAHHIFGIGAAPGLVDVLDGRAAAEQAVVSMPPGAPCILPAGRLNKSPHVLLSEGRFHALLEKLRPRYRHIVIDMPPVLPAGDALLLASAADGTLFCTMRDRSRGPQVRLACERLTRAGARLLGAVLSGVPRQTYVNRYGSYHYTYTGGSVAPPDEAVMSNGA